In a single window of the Pseudodesulfovibrio profundus genome:
- a CDS encoding baseplate J/gp47 family protein — translation MGRASIGYINKDYESIRQELLAKIPQLTDRWTDFNHSDLGIVLLDLFCGVGDMLAYYLDAQAAEAFLPTARQRQNVINLCKLIGYRLDSPVASTTTLRFRLSAPLGKDLTIPAGTACRALLNDGEADFETVEDGLIPRGVLLVDIPARQGVRRTETFTSTGLSFQRIRLTGDVIAQGTITVSVGDDAWSEVDHFQDSLADSRHFMADLDAIDISTLIFGDGQSGAVPAQGSAITVSYLQTIGDQGNLGPNRITQLLSPVYLDGGQVSLTVTNPVPATGGASREALEHARRQAPAELRSLWKAVTLEDYQALAEGYPGVAKAKVLDTNACQNIRYYNVQLAIAPNGGGMPSALLKRDLAEFLERRKVITVEINLFDPIYRPVSIDAEVYIWPGEPLENVRSRIEAALSDFFSFDQVSFGQTIHFSDLVALIDGVRGVSHMHLYAPQQDIELRHGEIPVLGSVNLDLRRAG, via the coding sequence ATGGGCCGCGCAAGCATCGGATACATCAACAAGGATTACGAATCGATCCGCCAGGAGCTGCTGGCGAAGATCCCGCAGCTCACCGACCGCTGGACCGATTTCAACCACTCCGATCTCGGCATCGTCCTGCTCGATCTGTTCTGCGGCGTGGGCGACATGCTGGCCTACTACCTGGACGCCCAGGCGGCCGAGGCTTTCCTGCCCACGGCCCGCCAGCGCCAGAACGTCATCAACCTCTGCAAGCTCATCGGCTACCGGTTGGACTCGCCGGTGGCCTCCACCACCACGCTGCGTTTCCGGCTCTCCGCCCCGCTCGGCAAGGATCTGACCATTCCGGCGGGAACGGCATGCCGCGCCTTGCTGAATGACGGCGAGGCGGATTTCGAGACGGTCGAGGACGGCCTGATCCCGCGAGGCGTGCTCTTGGTGGACATCCCGGCCCGTCAAGGCGTGCGCCGCACCGAGACCTTCACGTCGACGGGGCTGTCATTCCAGCGCATCCGCCTGACCGGCGACGTCATCGCCCAGGGCACCATCACCGTTTCGGTGGGGGACGACGCCTGGAGCGAGGTCGATCATTTCCAGGACAGCCTGGCCGACAGCCGCCATTTCATGGCCGACCTGGACGCCATCGACATCTCCACGCTGATTTTCGGCGACGGGCAAAGCGGCGCTGTACCCGCTCAGGGAAGCGCTATCACCGTCAGCTATCTGCAGACTATCGGAGACCAGGGCAATCTCGGTCCGAACCGGATCACCCAACTGCTGAGCCCGGTCTACCTCGACGGCGGACAGGTCTCCCTGACCGTCACCAATCCGGTGCCCGCCACCGGCGGCGCGTCGCGGGAAGCCCTCGAACACGCCCGCCGACAGGCACCGGCGGAGCTGCGCAGTCTCTGGAAAGCCGTCACCCTGGAGGATTACCAGGCCCTCGCCGAGGGCTACCCAGGCGTCGCCAAGGCCAAGGTGCTCGACACCAATGCATGCCAGAACATCCGCTATTACAACGTCCAACTGGCCATCGCCCCCAACGGCGGCGGCATGCCCTCGGCGCTGCTCAAGCGGGACCTCGCGGAGTTTCTCGAACGCCGCAAGGTCATCACGGTCGAGATCAACCTGTTCGACCCGATCTACCGCCCCGTTTCCATCGACGCCGAGGTCTACATCTGGCCCGGTGAACCGCTGGAAAATGTGCGCAGCCGCATCGAAGCCGCACTCTCCGATTTCTTTTCCTTCGACCAAGTCTCCTTTGGCCAGACCATTCACTTCTCCGACCTGGTGGCCCTGATCGACGGCGTGCGCGGGGTCAGCCACATGCACCTCTACGCACCCCAGCAGGACATCGAGTTGCGCCACGGTGAAATCCCGGTTCTCGGCAGCGTCAACCTCGATCTGCGGAGGGCCGGTTGA
- a CDS encoding CIS tube protein — translation MAWDQQPIKGYLVDADTGERLEFQYNPNSISDEKSTDYATIKIPGMSHPRYQYVAGEPRRIAFKVELFKGPVKQKVDWLRSLQYPEHAGTMLKNAPHRVLLIFGDLYPGVTCIVRQVKARFFGLFDRDNLLPQRAEVDIVLEEYVDRSINWSEVRS, via the coding sequence ATGGCCTGGGATCAACAGCCCATCAAGGGATATCTGGTGGACGCCGACACGGGGGAGCGGCTCGAATTCCAGTACAACCCCAACTCCATCAGCGACGAGAAGTCGACCGACTACGCGACAATCAAGATCCCCGGCATGAGCCACCCGCGCTATCAGTACGTCGCCGGGGAGCCGCGTCGGATCGCCTTTAAGGTCGAGCTGTTCAAGGGGCCGGTCAAACAGAAGGTCGACTGGCTCCGCTCGCTGCAATATCCGGAGCACGCCGGAACCATGCTCAAGAACGCGCCGCACCGCGTACTGCTCATCTTCGGCGATCTCTACCCCGGCGTGACCTGCATCGTCCGCCAGGTGAAGGCGCGTTTCTTCGGTCTGTTCGACCGGGACAACCTGCTGCCGCAACGGGCCGAGGTGGACATCGTCCTCGAGGAATATGTGGACCGCTCCATCAATTGGTCGGAGGTGCGTTCATGA
- a CDS encoding GPW/gp25 family protein, translated as MSYDFLGKGLRYPFRFQSVSGGIQVSTATSREHEHIRESILQILGTRIGERFMNPEFGSRLKDLVFEQNDEVLKGLLRHYVIDAIKRWEKRVIITEVHFDDRPLNIDGNLLLVHIAYRVIQSQVDGNLVYPFYREDPNNPVPSYPQPEPGPDPDPEPPPVRSERLSPDVRSLFNLLWFEAAEMSPDPDDSFIWPAGEYEVAYIEGAFQDRNGKWIVSDPGDNHGHYLVFEGAPETNAPQAEHAFYLAASGLGFDTQSQAEDNAAGTVHRITTLEPGRIGLFYFEGKKESHYLNNTSGQPNPVWQLRGPL; from the coding sequence ATGAGCTACGACTTTCTCGGCAAGGGGCTGCGCTATCCGTTCCGGTTTCAGTCGGTATCCGGCGGCATCCAGGTATCGACCGCCACCTCCCGTGAGCACGAACACATCCGCGAAAGCATCCTGCAGATCCTCGGCACACGGATCGGCGAACGGTTCATGAATCCGGAGTTCGGCTCCAGGCTGAAGGACCTGGTGTTCGAACAGAACGACGAGGTGCTCAAGGGCCTGCTGCGCCATTACGTGATCGACGCCATCAAGCGCTGGGAAAAGCGGGTGATCATCACGGAGGTACACTTCGACGACCGACCGCTGAATATCGACGGAAACCTGCTGCTGGTGCATATCGCCTACCGGGTGATCCAGAGCCAGGTGGACGGCAACCTGGTCTATCCCTTCTACAGAGAAGACCCGAACAATCCCGTGCCCAGCTATCCCCAGCCGGAACCTGGGCCGGACCCCGATCCGGAACCGCCGCCGGTGCGCAGCGAGCGCCTGTCGCCGGACGTGCGCTCGCTGTTCAATCTGCTCTGGTTCGAGGCGGCCGAGATGAGCCCCGATCCAGATGATTCCTTCATCTGGCCAGCCGGGGAATACGAAGTCGCCTACATCGAGGGAGCCTTTCAGGACCGCAACGGCAAGTGGATCGTCAGCGATCCGGGTGACAACCACGGCCATTATCTGGTCTTCGAGGGAGCGCCCGAAACAAACGCCCCCCAGGCCGAGCACGCCTTCTATCTGGCCGCGAGCGGTCTGGGCTTCGACACCCAGAGTCAGGCGGAAGACAACGCCGCTGGCACCGTTCACCGGATCACCACGTTGGAGCCGGGCCGCATCGGTCTGTTCTATTTCGAGGGCAAGAAGGAATCCCACTACCTCAACAACACCTCCGGACAGCCCAATCCCGTCTGGCAACTGCGCGGCCCGCTCTGA
- a CDS encoding phage baseplate assembly protein V, whose translation MLETRDRQSEERYRNRWYGKYRAFVRDNNDPERLGRVRLEIPAVLGSGRENWSEWAAPCFPYGGNDDTGMFLIPEEGASVWAEFEGGVVQYPIWTGVWLAKSNPGEQPEESKRTCANAFCHDCEDKVEHQANRHDDLEHKKYHGHPPYYCPRLKVLLKTETGHTILADDRDGDELLRIIDRAGQILTMEGKVKPEMQSGNALRRGTKDAEKGDQLDIASQIVGSRARIQLTDLCRQQVILEAWQDKEKVHILSCDKGRSRWQKILIDTTKGREKVHIWGLNGTQEILVDSTAAAEQIRLTDKAGQVVRMNAAPGQESISATDKSGSLVFMDGVAGNIIIRSTNTVLINT comes from the coding sequence ATGCTTGAAACCCGCGACCGTCAATCCGAAGAGCGCTACCGCAACCGCTGGTACGGCAAGTATCGGGCCTTCGTGCGTGACAACAACGACCCCGAACGCCTTGGCCGGGTCCGCCTGGAAATCCCCGCCGTGCTCGGCAGCGGGCGTGAGAACTGGTCCGAATGGGCCGCGCCCTGTTTTCCCTACGGCGGCAACGATGACACCGGCATGTTCCTGATCCCCGAGGAAGGTGCCTCGGTCTGGGCCGAGTTCGAGGGCGGCGTTGTCCAGTATCCGATCTGGACCGGCGTCTGGCTGGCCAAGAGCAATCCCGGCGAACAGCCCGAGGAATCGAAGCGCACCTGCGCGAATGCCTTCTGTCATGACTGTGAGGACAAGGTCGAGCATCAGGCCAACCGGCACGACGATCTCGAACACAAGAAGTACCACGGCCATCCGCCGTATTACTGCCCGCGACTGAAGGTCCTGCTCAAGACCGAAACCGGCCACACCATCCTGGCCGATGACCGCGACGGCGACGAGCTGCTGCGGATCATCGACCGTGCCGGACAGATTCTCACCATGGAAGGGAAGGTGAAGCCGGAGATGCAGAGCGGCAACGCCCTGCGGCGCGGCACGAAGGACGCCGAGAAAGGCGACCAGCTCGACATCGCCTCGCAGATCGTCGGCTCCCGCGCCCGCATCCAGCTCACCGACCTCTGCCGCCAGCAGGTGATCCTCGAAGCCTGGCAGGACAAGGAGAAGGTCCACATCCTCTCGTGCGACAAGGGCCGCTCCCGCTGGCAGAAGATCCTCATCGACACCACCAAGGGCCGGGAGAAGGTTCATATCTGGGGACTCAACGGCACCCAGGAAATTCTCGTCGATTCCACCGCCGCCGCCGAACAGATCCGGCTCACCGACAAGGCCGGTCAGGTGGTGCGCATGAACGCAGCGCCCGGCCAGGAGAGCATCAGCGCCACCGACAAGTCCGGCAGCCTCGTGTTCATGGATGGGGTGGCCGGAAACATCATCATTCGCTCGACGAACACCGTCTTGATCAACACCTGA
- a CDS encoding DUF1353 domain-containing protein, with product MSAETKSLFSGTALGLSGPLRVEILPNGMTARLTQPFRVRTGAGRIIEVPAGFETDFASVPRLFWRVVPPWGRYSPAAVVHDYLYHTGKVSRLAADRVFLELMAALGVPLWKRQLMHWAVRLGGWLAWNASRKREAEHA from the coding sequence ATGAGCGCCGAAACCAAGTCCCTGTTTTCCGGCACCGCGCTAGGACTGTCCGGACCGCTTCGGGTAGAGATCCTGCCCAATGGAATGACCGCGAGGCTGACCCAGCCGTTCCGTGTCCGCACCGGCGCTGGCCGCATCATCGAAGTGCCCGCCGGGTTCGAGACCGACTTCGCCTCGGTGCCGCGCCTATTCTGGCGCGTGGTGCCGCCCTGGGGACGATATTCCCCGGCGGCCGTCGTTCACGACTACCTCTACCACACCGGTAAGGTCTCGCGGCTTGCGGCCGACCGCGTCTTTCTCGAACTGATGGCGGCCCTGGGCGTGCCTCTGTGGAAACGCCAGCTCATGCATTGGGCGGTTCGCCTGGGCGGCTGGCTGGCCTGGAACGCCAGTCGAAAGCGGGAGGCGGAGCATGCTTGA
- a CDS encoding PAAR domain-containing protein — translation MSSQARLGDISSHGGVIITGASRTLDNGMPVARMGDLHVCPIPGHGVTPIVTGSFDTITEGLPNARIGDITACGAIIVTGSPDTIDN, via the coding sequence ATGAGCTCCCAGGCGCGACTCGGCGACATCAGCAGTCACGGCGGCGTCATCATCACCGGGGCGAGCCGGACGCTGGACAACGGCATGCCAGTGGCCCGCATGGGTGATCTGCACGTCTGTCCCATCCCTGGGCATGGCGTGACGCCCATCGTGACCGGCAGCTTCGACACCATCACCGAAGGATTGCCCAACGCCCGCATCGGCGACATCACCGCCTGCGGAGCCATCATCGTCACCGGCAGTCCCGACACCATCGACAACTGA
- a CDS encoding DUF7768 domain-containing protein — MKRIFVCSPFAGDIAQNVRVAEALCRRVMRSGHAPFAPHLLYPTFTDDSVPEQRETGIVCGLAYMECCDEVWAFTGNGISSGMRRELDRAGQLGKPIIEIAEV, encoded by the coding sequence ATGAAACGCATCTTTGTCTGCAGCCCGTTCGCGGGCGACATAGCCCAAAACGTCAGGGTCGCCGAGGCGCTTTGCCGCCGGGTCATGAGAAGCGGTCACGCGCCCTTCGCGCCGCATCTGCTGTATCCGACCTTCACCGACGACAGCGTTCCCGAGCAGCGGGAGACGGGCATCGTCTGCGGCCTGGCCTACATGGAATGTTGTGACGAGGTATGGGCGTTCACCGGCAACGGTATTTCCAGCGGCATGCGGCGGGAACTAGACCGGGCCGGACAACTGGGCAAGCCGATCATCGAGATCGCCGAGGTGTAA
- a CDS encoding D-Ala-D-Ala carboxypeptidase family metallohydrolase, with amino-acid sequence MGDLSKNFNRSEFACKGTNCCGHSAAVHPDLVDALQTLRDRIGKPLSITSGFRCNRHNKAVGGAEQSFHTLGMAADVSCPAGVSPEELAVIAEEIPLFREGGIGVYTSWVHLDVRQSGKARWRS; translated from the coding sequence ATGGGTGATCTCAGCAAGAATTTCAACCGTTCGGAATTCGCCTGCAAAGGCACGAACTGCTGCGGCCATTCGGCTGCGGTCCATCCCGACCTGGTCGACGCCCTGCAGACGCTGCGCGACCGCATCGGCAAACCGCTGTCCATCACCAGCGGCTTCCGCTGCAATAGGCACAACAAGGCGGTGGGCGGCGCGGAGCAGAGTTTCCACACGCTGGGCATGGCGGCCGACGTGAGCTGTCCCGCAGGCGTTTCGCCCGAGGAACTGGCGGTCATCGCCGAGGAGATCCCGCTCTTCCGCGAGGGTGGCATCGGCGTCTATACCTCCTGGGTCCATCTCGATGTGCGCCAGTCGGGCAAGGCGAGGTGGCGGTCATGA
- a CDS encoding LysM peptidoglycan-binding domain-containing protein — MIGRDSRYARSILYRDSDGTSLGMRQRIDTTPRHDDRLHTVVEGDRLDLLAHRYLGDARLWWIICDYNDLFFPLALDPGLALRIPSREHVQMRLLD, encoded by the coding sequence ATGATCGGCCGTGATTCCCGTTACGCCCGCAGCATTCTCTACCGGGACAGCGACGGCACCTCACTCGGCATGCGCCAGCGCATCGACACCACCCCCAGACACGACGACCGCCTGCACACCGTGGTCGAGGGCGACCGTCTGGATCTGCTCGCGCACCGCTATCTGGGTGACGCCAGGCTCTGGTGGATCATCTGCGACTACAACGACCTCTTTTTCCCGTTGGCGCTCGATCCGGGCCTGGCGCTGCGCATTCCCTCCCGCGAACACGTCCAAATGCGCCTGCTCGACTGA
- a CDS encoding phage tail tape measure protein produces the protein MNGDLGLGIVVSMKDAFSQNAQRIRGSMMDLDSTVADASERMTRNLDRIQQGTMMLGAGLALMAVPAALVASTVATQKALGELASLGVQDLRAIEDAAESFTNQWSGADKAAFITATYDVKSALSNLSDEAVGVFTSMAAMTAKATKATTQEMVGTFTTAYGIFKPIMADMNDMEWATAFSGAMAQTVASFKTNGTQMADAIKNIGAVAAASNIPLNEQLAVLGQLQTTMPGSEAGTLYKAFIMKAAEAGDELGLSFTDTSGRLKRVVPILQEIKRQFPDLSNAAAQVKLKKAFGSDEAVKFLLQMSAGMESLEGNIQSVGRAMKTGTAVTEQMADAMNQDIGARFLLLRQQMANLSEILGRTLLPVVTPMINGVSRFILFLQRMAKSMPGVTRVVLGLSMALGTILVVAGAVTAAVGMVGLMLPAIKAGFMAISAALAGVGSAVATYFLPITAIIAGVILSVYLLKRAWETNFGGIQDVITGAWNKVSLVFRGIRELVGSLSGGVGQMSTELAQKLESAGLLGFVVTVFKAYYRVREALAGLWGAFSHAFGRIRAILEPTVRALMSAYAALANAVFSVVEVFGVAASATDGSSWRNFGTVIGTVAGVLLQGLAFALKIVAWNLSLIVRALAVVVRSVVWVGKIIVGALIGATKFIYKFLLPVRMIGEAFVAAGKIVYAVWQVLTGDISLLDGLKAIGGAVYDFLATPFRWARDVVVGVWNFISGIFTSIGRLVADAAGQIGQAILNLPIISTLREMFATVRSFFAGDTTFFEAGKKLLVTLGEGIWSAVTYPFTMLKNALVKLRNLLPFSDAREGPLASLTASGSALLKTLADGMSLTQSLPAKVFGFAARGILSAAAGAWQQIKSAGGNLMDAASAPFRMAGKLWDGLTTGAQSVAAKAGAIFGGLKQSLFGDTPELAITPPKVNAWDALATGAVTVRDRIVATLSAVPGAVGRIFTNAGAEGQSLWQRLSSGASAGIQAIKDRSAGIANSLLSSARAMLGIQTPIPQVAEQKQPLGAAQPAESIGQRIIESVLSLVPRLDERLVPKALSAMLMLQPVMASAAPPPQPMNGTVQTVAAAVEPVSKSYIQPFAMEPALEKGDASLAPAGIDLPITAAPTPIAKPLQSGLAETVPSERLIAPARTAPSTPMRGEEAGPGLRELLESLLSRLDGLADRPVELSVTTNIDGRKVAEAVYKDLRERKIRNYETL, from the coding sequence ATGAACGGCGATCTCGGACTGGGCATAGTGGTATCGATGAAGGATGCGTTCTCGCAGAACGCGCAGCGCATCCGTGGCTCCATGATGGACCTCGATTCCACCGTCGCGGATGCCAGCGAGCGGATGACCCGCAACCTGGACCGTATCCAGCAAGGCACCATGATGTTGGGGGCGGGACTGGCCCTGATGGCAGTGCCCGCCGCCCTGGTCGCCTCTACCGTCGCGACCCAGAAGGCCCTGGGAGAGCTGGCGTCCTTGGGCGTGCAGGATCTCCGTGCCATCGAGGACGCCGCCGAATCCTTCACCAACCAGTGGTCCGGTGCCGACAAGGCCGCCTTCATCACCGCCACCTACGACGTGAAATCGGCCCTGTCCAACCTCAGCGACGAGGCGGTGGGCGTCTTCACCTCCATGGCCGCCATGACCGCCAAGGCGACCAAGGCCACCACCCAGGAGATGGTCGGCACCTTCACCACGGCCTACGGGATCTTCAAGCCCATCATGGCCGACATGAACGACATGGAATGGGCGACCGCTTTTTCCGGAGCCATGGCGCAGACCGTGGCCTCGTTCAAGACCAACGGCACCCAGATGGCCGACGCCATCAAGAACATCGGCGCGGTGGCTGCGGCGAGCAACATTCCCCTGAACGAGCAGCTCGCCGTGCTTGGACAGCTTCAGACCACCATGCCCGGCTCCGAGGCGGGCACGCTGTACAAGGCGTTCATCATGAAGGCGGCCGAGGCCGGGGACGAGCTGGGGCTGTCTTTCACCGACACCAGCGGCCGCCTCAAGCGCGTGGTTCCTATCCTGCAAGAGATCAAGCGCCAGTTCCCCGACCTCTCCAACGCCGCAGCCCAGGTGAAGCTGAAGAAGGCCTTCGGCTCCGACGAGGCGGTCAAGTTCCTGCTGCAGATGTCGGCGGGCATGGAGAGCCTCGAAGGCAATATCCAGTCGGTAGGCCGGGCCATGAAGACAGGCACGGCGGTCACCGAACAGATGGCCGACGCCATGAACCAGGACATCGGAGCCCGGTTCCTGCTCCTGCGCCAGCAGATGGCCAACCTCAGCGAAATCCTGGGCCGCACTCTACTGCCGGTGGTCACGCCGATGATCAACGGGGTCTCCCGCTTCATTCTGTTCCTGCAGCGCATGGCCAAGTCGATGCCGGGCGTGACCCGGGTGGTCCTGGGACTGTCCATGGCCCTCGGCACCATTCTGGTCGTGGCCGGAGCCGTCACCGCCGCCGTAGGCATGGTGGGACTCATGCTGCCCGCCATCAAGGCCGGGTTCATGGCCATCAGCGCCGCGCTGGCCGGGGTGGGTTCGGCGGTCGCGACCTATTTTCTGCCCATCACCGCGATCATCGCGGGCGTGATCCTCTCGGTGTATCTGCTCAAACGCGCCTGGGAAACCAACTTCGGGGGCATCCAGGATGTCATAACCGGGGCCTGGAACAAGGTCTCGCTGGTGTTCCGGGGGATCAGAGAGCTGGTGGGTTCGCTCAGCGGCGGCGTCGGGCAGATGTCGACCGAACTGGCCCAGAAGCTCGAATCCGCCGGACTGCTGGGTTTCGTGGTCACCGTCTTCAAGGCTTATTACCGTGTTCGTGAGGCCCTGGCCGGATTGTGGGGCGCGTTCTCCCATGCCTTTGGCCGCATCCGAGCCATCCTCGAACCGACCGTCCGCGCACTGATGAGCGCTTACGCGGCATTGGCCAACGCGGTCTTTTCAGTGGTGGAGGTCTTTGGCGTGGCGGCCAGCGCCACCGACGGGTCGTCCTGGCGTAACTTCGGCACGGTTATCGGCACCGTCGCCGGTGTGCTTCTGCAGGGGCTGGCGTTCGCGCTGAAGATCGTGGCCTGGAACCTGTCGCTCATCGTCCGAGCCCTGGCGGTGGTGGTGCGCAGCGTGGTCTGGGTCGGCAAGATCATCGTCGGGGCCCTGATCGGAGCGACCAAGTTCATCTATAAGTTCCTGCTGCCCGTGCGCATGATCGGCGAGGCATTCGTGGCCGCAGGGAAGATCGTCTATGCGGTCTGGCAAGTACTGACCGGCGACATCTCCCTGCTGGACGGGCTAAAGGCCATCGGCGGCGCGGTCTACGATTTTCTTGCCACCCCGTTCCGCTGGGCGCGGGATGTGGTGGTCGGGGTCTGGAATTTCATTTCCGGCATCTTCACCTCCATCGGACGCCTGGTGGCCGACGCCGCCGGACAGATCGGCCAGGCGATTCTGAATCTGCCGATCATCAGCACCCTGCGGGAGATGTTTGCCACCGTGCGCTCCTTCTTCGCCGGGGACACCACCTTCTTCGAGGCGGGCAAGAAGCTGCTCGTCACCTTGGGCGAAGGGATCTGGTCAGCGGTGACCTATCCCTTCACCATGCTCAAAAACGCCCTCGTCAAGCTGCGCAATCTACTGCCGTTCTCCGATGCCCGCGAGGGACCACTCGCCAGCCTGACCGCTTCCGGCTCCGCGTTGCTCAAGACCCTCGCCGATGGCATGAGCCTTACCCAGTCGCTGCCCGCGAAAGTGTTCGGCTTCGCCGCTCGCGGGATTCTCTCGGCCGCTGCGGGAGCCTGGCAGCAGATCAAATCGGCGGGCGGCAACCTCATGGACGCCGCCTCGGCTCCCTTCCGGATGGCTGGAAAACTCTGGGATGGGTTGACCACCGGGGCTCAATCCGTCGCGGCCAAGGCCGGTGCCATCTTCGGCGGTCTCAAACAATCCCTGTTTGGCGACACGCCTGAGCTGGCAATCACGCCGCCCAAGGTCAATGCCTGGGATGCGCTGGCCACGGGAGCCGTCACTGTCCGCGACCGGATCGTTGCCACGCTATCGGCCGTGCCCGGCGCTGTCGGTCGAATCTTTACCAACGCCGGTGCCGAGGGGCAATCCCTCTGGCAAAGGCTTTCCAGCGGCGCGAGCGCGGGCATTCAGGCGATCAAGGATCGCAGCGCCGGAATCGCCAACAGTTTGCTCTCCTCCGCTCGCGCCATGCTGGGAATCCAGACTCCGATTCCGCAGGTGGCCGAACAGAAGCAACCACTCGGAGCCGCGCAGCCCGCCGAATCGATTGGGCAACGCATCATCGAAAGTGTGCTCAGTCTCGTGCCGCGTCTGGACGAGCGCTTGGTGCCCAAGGCCCTGAGCGCCATGCTGATGCTCCAGCCGGTCATGGCCTCGGCCGCTCCGCCTCCGCAACCGATGAACGGCACAGTGCAGACCGTCGCGGCGGCCGTCGAGCCGGTAAGTAAGAGCTATATCCAGCCTTTCGCGATGGAACCGGCACTGGAAAAGGGAGACGCCTCTCTGGCTCCGGCCGGGATCGATCTGCCCATAACGGCCGCGCCGACTCCGATTGCAAAGCCCCTGCAATCGGGACTCGCCGAGACGGTGCCCTCCGAACGGTTGATCGCTCCGGCTCGCACCGCTCCATCGACACCCATGCGCGGAGAGGAAGCTGGTCCGGGTCTGCGTGAGCTGCTGGAATCGCTGCTCTCGCGCCTCGATGGCCTGGCCGACCGCCCGGTGGAACTGAGCGTGACCACCAACATCGATGGCCGGAAGGTGGCCGAGGCCGTCTACAAGGATCTTCGGGAGCGGAAGATCAGAAACTACGAAACCCTGTGA
- a CDS encoding phage late control D family protein, whose product MDLDTFKPTFLIQIEGQDLSKDITQEITSFVFTDNEEELDVLELSVTDHNLQFVDDPLFQEGNEIVARFGYVGNLSPRKKAVIKDIDYDFPENGDPTIRIKAYDKGFKLAGKENQKVWQKPAPGILYSEIAEQVAAANGLTPVVTVTKGTHLRVTQSNISDAQFLKELAEKARDRDGDGVSGYVFYIQDDELHFHPRELDQTPLLTLEYFTDTKGLLRSFRPSTQSQGAKGAGVETKTVGVDPRKKDVVEHKANNATTPERTALGKQTYLVDGNTGEGSFKEQETGQIVPSFDRSEGFHEEPRQEPAQDSAEGKFREAELRQVEADAATIGIPQLRAKKNVEIKGVGRKFSGIYYCHSVRHSISGAGYLCELKLKKNALGKGAGDKSAESQGKPNDKEAPPTPQNEPPAMVTIDADSGAVTQGGGNG is encoded by the coding sequence ATGGATCTGGATACCTTCAAACCGACATTTCTGATTCAGATCGAGGGGCAAGACCTCTCGAAGGACATCACCCAGGAAATCACCTCGTTCGTCTTCACCGACAACGAGGAGGAGCTGGATGTCCTCGAACTGTCGGTGACCGACCACAACCTGCAGTTCGTCGACGATCCGCTGTTCCAGGAAGGCAACGAGATCGTGGCCCGCTTCGGCTACGTGGGGAACCTCTCTCCGCGCAAGAAGGCGGTCATCAAGGACATCGATTACGACTTCCCGGAAAACGGCGATCCGACCATCCGCATCAAGGCCTACGACAAGGGCTTCAAACTGGCGGGCAAGGAGAACCAGAAAGTCTGGCAGAAACCCGCTCCCGGCATCCTCTATTCGGAAATCGCCGAACAAGTCGCCGCCGCCAACGGCCTCACCCCGGTGGTCACGGTCACCAAGGGGACCCATCTCCGCGTCACCCAGAGCAACATCTCGGACGCCCAGTTCCTCAAGGAGCTGGCGGAAAAGGCCCGCGACCGCGATGGCGACGGCGTGAGCGGCTATGTCTTCTACATCCAGGACGACGAACTCCATTTCCATCCCCGCGAGCTCGACCAGACGCCGCTTCTGACCCTCGAATATTTCACCGACACCAAGGGCCTGCTGCGCTCGTTCCGCCCCAGCACCCAATCCCAGGGAGCCAAGGGCGCGGGTGTCGAGACCAAGACGGTCGGCGTTGACCCGCGCAAGAAGGACGTGGTCGAGCACAAGGCCAACAACGCCACCACGCCCGAGCGGACGGCCCTGGGCAAGCAGACCTATCTGGTCGACGGCAACACCGGCGAAGGCAGCTTCAAGGAACAGGAGACGGGGCAGATCGTGCCCAGCTTCGACCGTTCCGAAGGTTTTCACGAAGAGCCGCGCCAGGAGCCCGCCCAGGACAGCGCCGAGGGCAAATTCCGCGAGGCCGAGCTGCGCCAGGTCGAGGCGGATGCCGCCACCATCGGCATTCCCCAGCTACGCGCCAAGAAGAACGTCGAGATCAAGGGCGTGGGACGGAAGTTTTCCGGCATCTACTACTGCCACTCGGTGCGCCACAGCATCAGCGGCGCTGGCTACCTCTGCGAACTCAAACTCAAGAAGAACGCCCTCGGCAAGGGCGCGGGCGACAAGTCCGCCGAGTCCCAGGGCAAACCCAACGACAAGGAGGCCCCGCCCACGCCGCAAAACGAGCCGCCAGCCATGGTGACCATCGACGCGGACTCCGGCGCGGTCACACAAGGAGGCGGCAATGGGTGA